Proteins found in one Primulina eburnea isolate SZY01 chromosome 16, ASM2296580v1, whole genome shotgun sequence genomic segment:
- the LOC140816591 gene encoding glucosamine inositolphosphorylceramide transferase 1-like, protein MGSSSIVTSGSSSAGLGGGGWFRWRWNGGMGGGKSNNSFVNRNGNCIINSDNNTSEHCVLSSCLAFFLVSVVVLGLIGSLYGRFMLTDNVRSEINAPPGCVLDNEGSWAIGVYYGDSPFSLEPVEAMNVWKDESAAWPVANPVLTCASPSDSGFPSNFVADPFLYVQGDTLYLFHETKNSVTMQGDIGVARSVDKGATWKHLGIALDEDWHLSYPYVFDYNGNIYMMPESSAKGDIRLYRAINFPLTWTMDKIIMKKPLVDSFIIPHQGLFWLFGSDHSGIGTKKNGQLEIWYSNSPHGPWKPHKKNPIYNTDKRMGARNGGRPFVYNGNLYRIGQDSGETYGKRIRVFKIGVLTTDEFREVAVPLGVKESNKGRNAWNGARGHHIDAQQLSSGEWIAVLDGDRVPSGDALRRFMFGLASFLAVFVFVMLVGFLLGVVKYIVPLSWCPHNMGKRSDAFSAWERPSVLSAKLRLFCSRLNRASSTLRARIRPNSCSGIIILTFVIVVAVVLTCCGVNYIYGGNGGQESYPLSGHYSEFTLLTMTYDARLWNLKMYVKHYSRCSSVREIVVVWNKGTPPQLSDFDSAVPIRIRIEEHNSLNNRFKIDPLIKTRAVLELDDDIMMTCDDIERGFRVWREHPERIVGFYPRFVNGSPLKYKGEKHARKYDGYNMILTGAAFMDSTVAFERYWSTYAAKGREMVDSFFNCEDILMNYLYANKSSTNVVEYIKPAWAIDTSKFSSVAISRNTQAHYEVRSNCLTKFSDMYGSLTDRKVEFSRRTDGWDV, encoded by the exons ATGGGTTCAAGTTCAATCGTGACTTCAGGATCCTCCAGCGCGGGTCTCGGTGGAGGCGGGTGGTTCAGGTGGCGGTGGAACGGAGGGATGGGGGGTGGGAAGAGCAACAACAGCTTTGTTAATCGGAATGGAAACTGTATCATCAATAGTGATAATAACACTAGTGAACATTGTGTTCTCTCGTCTTGTCTTGCCTTTTTCTTGGTCTCGGTTGTCGTTTTGGGGTTGATAGGGAGTTTGTATGGGAGGTTCATGCTCACGGATAACGTGCGATCGGAGATCAACGCGCCGCCAGGCTGCGTCTTAGACAATGAGGGTTCGTGGGCCATTGGCGTTTACTATGGTGATTCACCCTTTTCTCTTGAGCCAGTTGAAGCT ATGAATGTCTGGAAGGATGAGAGTGCAGCATGGCCTGTAGCCAATCCTGTTCTTACTTGTGCTTCACCTTCTGATTCTGGCTTTCCCAGTAATTTTGTAGCCGACCCTTTTCTTTATGTACAG GGAGACACTCTTTATCTGTTTCACGAAACAAAAAATTCTGTCACAATGCAAGGAGATATAGGAGTTGCACGAAGTGTAGATAAGGGAGCAACATGGAAGCATTTGGGTATTGCCCTAGATGAAGATTGGCATCTCTCATATCCCTATGTCTTTGACTACAACGGAAAC ATATATATGATGCCAGAGAGCAGTGCAAAAGGGGATATCCGTCTTTATCGTGCCATAAACTTCCCTTTGACATGGACAATGGATAAGATTATTATGAAAAAGCCTCTAGTAGATTCTTTTATAATACCTCATCAGGGTTTGTTTTGGCTTTTCGGTTCTGACCACAGTGGGATTGGCACCAAAAAGAATGGACAACTAGAAATCTGGTATAGCAATTCCCCCCATGGTCCTTGGAAACCTCATAAGAAAAATCCTATATATAATACAGACAAGAGAATGGGAGCTCGGAATGGAGGCAGGCCATTTGTATACAACGGAAATCTTTATCGCATCGGTCAAGACTCTGGTGAAACATATGGAAAGCGGATACGTGTATTCAAGATTGGAGTTTTGACCACTGATGAGTTCAGAGAAGTCGCAGTTCCCTTGGGAGTCAAGGAGTCGAATAAGGGCCGGAATGCATGGAATGGTGCTCGTGGCCATCACATCGATGCTCAACAGCTCAGTTCTGGCGAGTGGATTGCAGTTCTTGATGGGGATCGAGTACCATCAGGAGATGCACTTCGACGCTTTATGTTTGGGTTAGCTTCGTTTCTAGCCGTGTTTGTCTTTGTCATGCTCGTGGGATTTTTACTTGGGGTCGTGAAGTATATCGTCCCATTAAGTTGGTGCCCACACAATATGGGAAAGAGGAGTGATGCTTTCTCGGCTTGGGAGAGGCCCAGTGTGTTATCTGCGAAGCTGAGGCTATTCTGCAGTCGTCTGAACCGAGCAAGCTCTACTTTGCGTGCCAGGATAAGGCCAAACAGTTGCAGCGGAATCATCATCCTGACTTTCGTGATTGTGGTGGCTGTGGTGCTGACATGTTGCGGTGTCAATTATATCTACGGTGGAAATGGTGGGCAGGAATCGTACCCACTTAGCGGTCACTACTCCGAGTTCACTTTATTAACCATGACCTATGATGCTCGTCTTTGGAATCTGAAAATGTACGTGAAACATTACTCGAGATGCTCCTCGGTGCGTGAGATAGTTGTTGTGTGGAACAAAGGAACGCCTCCACAATTAAGCGACTTTGACTCAGCCGTTCCCATAAGGATAAGGATAGAGGAACACAACTCATTGAACAACCGCTTCAAGATCGATCCATTGATAAAAACTCGAGCCGTTCTTGAGCTTGATGATGATATCATGATGACCTGTGATGACATCGAACGAGGGTTCAGAGTCTGGCGTGAGCATCCAGAACGAATAGTGGGGTTTTATCCGCGCTTCGTTAACGGGTCCCCATTAAAGTATAAAGGCGAGAAACATGCCCGGAAATATGATGGGTACAACATGATTTTGACCGGGGCTGCTTTTATGGACAGCACCGTGGCATTTGAGAGATATTGGAGCACATACGCCGCGAAAGGCCGGGAGATGGTGGACAGTTTCTTTAACTGCGAAGACATATTGATGAACTATTTATATGCAAATAAAAGCTCGACTAACGTGGTAGAGTACATTAAACCCGCTTGGGCGATAGATACGTCGAAATTTTCTAGTGTGGCTATCAGCAGGAATACACAGGCTCATTATGAAGTCCGAAGCAACTGCTTGACGAAGTTTTCGGACATGTATGGAAGTTTAACTGACCGGAAGGTGGAGTTCAGCAGACGAACTGATGGTTGGGATGTATAG